In one Thermanaerovibrio velox DSM 12556 genomic region, the following are encoded:
- the thyX gene encoding FAD-dependent thymidylate synthase — protein MSLEVKLISHTEDPVRIVAAAARLCYSPVGAVEILERLDGGKARELIGKLTRSGHMSPFEHASFTFAVDGLSRVASHQLVRHRIASFSQQSQRYVDSSGGSCVVPPSVAASKEALDLFQRAVQVAEEAYRQLCSMGVPREDARFLLPHGFSTRMVFTMNARELHHFFSLRLCRRAQWEIRLLAVRMLGLVRAAAPELFELAGPSCVTAGRCSEEMSCNRPFSSVEELLCEYQ, from the coding sequence TTGTCTTTAGAGGTTAAACTGATATCCCATACGGAGGATCCAGTTAGGATTGTGGCCGCCGCTGCCAGGCTGTGTTACAGCCCGGTGGGGGCGGTTGAAATCCTTGAAAGGCTGGATGGCGGCAAGGCCAGGGAGCTCATAGGCAAGCTTACCCGGAGTGGTCACATGTCCCCGTTTGAGCATGCTTCCTTCACCTTTGCGGTGGACGGATTAAGCCGAGTGGCCTCTCATCAGCTGGTGAGGCACCGGATAGCCAGCTTTTCCCAGCAGAGCCAGCGCTATGTTGATTCCTCCGGGGGCAGCTGTGTGGTGCCTCCCTCCGTGGCGGCCTCGAAAGAGGCTTTAGACTTGTTCCAGCGGGCAGTCCAGGTGGCCGAGGAGGCCTATCGTCAGCTATGCTCCATGGGAGTGCCTAGGGAGGATGCTAGGTTCTTGTTGCCCCACGGTTTCTCCACTCGTATGGTGTTCACCATGAACGCCCGGGAGCTGCATCACTTTTTCTCCCTTCGGCTTTGCAGGAGGGCCCAGTGGGAGATAAGGCTTCTGGCGGTGAGGATGTTGGGTTTAGTGAGGGCCGCAGCCCCAGAGCTGTTTGAATTGGCGGGGCCGTCTTGTGTTACCGCCGGAAGGTGTTCCGAGGAGATGTCCTGCAACAGGCCCTTCTCCTCCGTGGAGGAACTGCTTTGCGAGTACCAGTGA
- a CDS encoding TAXI family TRAP transporter solute-binding subunit, translating into MKRLSKLVLAAFLVAAMGGAAHAKTFLSIATGGTSGTYYPIGGAIAQAVNKGAPDLQVTAETGNASVANLNLIGAHDIEIAFAQNDATYWAYNGKMMFKTPIKNVRVIAALYPEHVHLITLKNSNVKGILDLKGKRVSVGAPGSGVEADVRAIFQTVGLKYSDMKTDFLDFGATTQRFKDNQIDAGFVVAGYPVSSIMDLATTKDITLVNFDDATMAKLTKEFPYFVKSTIPANTYKGVTQATQTPAVMALLVVDEKVPEDVVYKFTKALWENIDVVHKAHAKGKEINLKSALNGVTVPLHPGAAKYYKEKGLKLP; encoded by the coding sequence ATGAAGAGGTTGTCAAAGCTTGTACTTGCGGCGTTTCTGGTAGCGGCCATGGGCGGAGCCGCCCATGCGAAGACGTTCCTGTCCATAGCCACCGGGGGCACCTCCGGGACTTATTATCCGATAGGTGGGGCAATAGCCCAGGCGGTCAACAAGGGAGCCCCTGACCTTCAGGTAACCGCGGAGACCGGGAACGCCTCCGTGGCCAACCTCAACCTCATAGGGGCTCACGACATCGAGATAGCCTTCGCCCAGAACGACGCCACCTACTGGGCCTACAACGGCAAGATGATGTTCAAGACCCCCATAAAGAACGTGCGGGTGATAGCAGCCCTGTATCCCGAGCACGTCCACCTAATAACCCTTAAGAACTCCAACGTCAAGGGAATTTTGGACCTTAAGGGCAAGAGGGTTTCCGTTGGAGCCCCAGGTTCCGGCGTCGAAGCTGACGTGAGGGCCATCTTCCAGACCGTGGGCCTCAAGTACTCGGACATGAAGACCGACTTCCTCGATTTCGGCGCCACCACTCAGCGCTTCAAGGATAACCAGATAGATGCCGGCTTCGTGGTGGCTGGATACCCGGTGTCCTCCATAATGGACCTGGCCACCACCAAGGACATAACCTTAGTAAACTTCGACGACGCCACCATGGCCAAGCTAACCAAGGAGTTCCCCTACTTCGTAAAGAGCACCATCCCCGCCAACACATACAAGGGGGTAACCCAGGCGACCCAGACCCCAGCTGTCATGGCGCTGCTGGTGGTGGATGAAAAGGTCCCGGAGGACGTGGTCTATAAGTTCACCAAGGCACTCTGGGAGAACATCGATGTGGTCCACAAGGCCCACGCCAAGGGCAAGGAGATAAACCTGAAGAGCGCCCTCAACGGCGTCACCGTACCCCTCCATCCAGGGGCTGCCAAGTACTACAAGGAGAAGGGTCTAAAGCTCCCGTAG
- the trxB gene encoding thioredoxin-disulfide reductase, translating to MEKRELVILGAGPAGLTAAIYGRRAGLDVLILERGMPGGQITITDEIENWPGVQHASGQELADSFRRHAEKFSPEFRDATVTSLEVRDGRKVVVTDKGEIEAEAVIIATGANFKRLGCPGEAEYTGRGVSYCAVCDGAFFEGEEVAVIGGGNTAVEEACYLTQFASKVYIVHRRDSFRADKVPVERAMSNPKIVPVFNSVVEAIEGGEMVERLVLKNVKTQEISHLPVAGVFIFVGTAPNSGFASSLVETAPGGWIKTSPKMETSVEGIFAAGDVRDTFLRQVVTAAGDGAVAAMAAYSYITEQLHLQKVLFEPKRVNALFYSSIDEAQVALVARAEEWAESKGISLTVVDGYRSLRMMEKLGVKELPTAMVLHEGKEISRARVSSVEDLEIFCR from the coding sequence ATGGAGAAGAGGGAGCTTGTCATACTTGGAGCTGGACCTGCGGGGCTTACCGCTGCGATATACGGCAGGAGGGCCGGTCTTGATGTCCTGATCCTGGAGCGTGGCATGCCGGGAGGGCAGATAACGATAACCGATGAGATCGAAAACTGGCCTGGGGTGCAGCATGCTTCTGGTCAGGAGCTGGCGGACAGCTTCAGACGCCACGCTGAGAAGTTCTCCCCGGAGTTTAGGGATGCTACGGTTACGTCCCTGGAGGTTCGTGATGGTCGTAAGGTAGTGGTGACCGACAAGGGGGAGATTGAGGCAGAGGCGGTCATAATAGCCACCGGTGCCAACTTTAAGCGTCTAGGATGTCCTGGGGAGGCGGAGTACACCGGGCGTGGTGTCAGCTACTGCGCGGTGTGTGATGGAGCCTTCTTCGAGGGGGAAGAGGTTGCGGTGATAGGGGGAGGTAATACGGCCGTGGAGGAGGCCTGTTACCTAACCCAGTTTGCCAGCAAGGTATACATAGTGCATCGGAGGGATTCTTTCAGGGCGGACAAGGTCCCGGTGGAGAGGGCGATGAGCAACCCCAAGATAGTTCCAGTCTTCAACTCCGTGGTTGAGGCCATTGAGGGTGGGGAGATGGTTGAGCGGTTGGTCTTGAAAAACGTGAAGACCCAGGAGATCAGTCATCTGCCGGTGGCCGGGGTCTTCATATTCGTAGGCACCGCCCCCAACAGTGGTTTTGCCTCCTCCCTGGTGGAAACTGCTCCTGGGGGTTGGATAAAAACCAGCCCAAAGATGGAGACATCTGTTGAGGGCATATTCGCTGCCGGTGACGTGAGAGACACGTTCCTGCGCCAAGTGGTAACCGCTGCTGGGGACGGAGCCGTTGCTGCCATGGCTGCCTACTCCTATATAACGGAACAGCTGCACCTGCAGAAAGTGCTTTTCGAGCCAAAGCGGGTGAACGCCCTCTTTTACTCCAGCATAGATGAGGCTCAAGTGGCTTTGGTTGCCCGTGCGGAGGAGTGGGCTGAGTCCAAGGGCATCAGCCTTACGGTAGTGGATGGGTACAGGAGCCTCCGGATGATGGAGAAACTGGGGGTAAAAGAGCTCCCCACCGCCATGGTGCTTCACGAGGGGAAGGAGATTTCAAGGGCTAGGGTGTCGTCCGTGGAGGACCTTGAGATATTCTGCCGATAG
- a CDS encoding SpoIVB peptidase S55 domain-containing protein yields MRLAGRASPLWTGIGWLFALFLLVILPGVSAGDQFSVKEGVFPVKSLKPHMRGTALTVFQGGKIEQFPVEILGVIAQRSAPNRLVLIKAVGDRVMKAGGVAAGMSGSPVYIDGKLLGAIGFGWKFGDHSMALVTPVEEMLKIPPMEGADVKSKGPHDGLGQTPKDASDHVVSQDQVGQDAASGAVSQDQGLSSPLLIGGVSPRYGRLIGERLSSRVSAPGGGEIVASGSSVLSPGASIGVALVVGDVSVGTLGTVTAVDKDKFLAFGHPFMGRGSVKFFATEASVVGVIPSLETPFKLGTLGGVIGTVLQDRAQGLYGRIGMMPQGNDYEIRFHDLDSGKEAVRRFKAVVDPFVSSLVVPPAVAGCVEDLWGRTGQGTGEVKITVEGRGMPEGWNRTNFFLSDSDLPEKIFQEFSMIHSMLPLNPFLPLEPLSFRLDVKVTQTPKVLYIEKVQVPKDRTFSPGEMIGVDVWLRPWRSKVEKRTFSVKIPADARGDVEVLVRGGGVGEMEQESIKEGRRSIESFEGLLRELSAAEASNEIIVEVLCRRSKDREREDSTKLLSEIKEQRVKEGSLKVLKTNYYVEGLLRVPLKMTAEGDKERGEEE; encoded by the coding sequence GTGAGACTCGCTGGAAGGGCTTCCCCCCTGTGGACCGGGATTGGATGGCTTTTTGCCCTGTTCTTGCTGGTGATCCTACCCGGTGTTTCGGCGGGGGACCAGTTCTCAGTTAAAGAGGGGGTATTCCCTGTCAAATCCTTGAAGCCCCACATGAGGGGCACGGCCCTTACGGTCTTTCAGGGGGGCAAGATCGAGCAGTTTCCGGTGGAGATTTTGGGGGTGATCGCCCAAAGATCCGCCCCAAATCGTCTGGTCCTGATAAAGGCCGTAGGGGACAGGGTAATGAAGGCTGGTGGTGTTGCTGCGGGTATGAGCGGGTCACCGGTTTACATCGACGGTAAGCTTTTGGGGGCCATCGGCTTTGGTTGGAAGTTTGGGGACCACTCGATGGCGTTGGTAACCCCCGTGGAAGAGATGCTTAAGATCCCGCCCATGGAGGGCGCTGATGTCAAATCCAAGGGGCCTCATGACGGGTTAGGGCAAACCCCTAAGGACGCTTCCGATCATGTGGTATCCCAGGATCAGGTAGGCCAGGATGCGGCCTCTGGGGCTGTCAGCCAGGACCAGGGGCTTTCCAGTCCCCTTTTGATCGGTGGCGTAAGTCCTAGGTATGGTAGGCTCATAGGGGAGAGGCTGTCTTCCCGGGTATCGGCTCCTGGCGGGGGAGAGATTGTGGCCTCTGGCTCATCCGTTTTATCTCCCGGAGCATCCATTGGGGTCGCCCTGGTGGTGGGAGACGTCTCAGTGGGTACCTTGGGGACCGTGACGGCGGTTGATAAGGATAAGTTCCTTGCCTTTGGACATCCATTTATGGGCAGGGGATCTGTTAAATTCTTCGCCACCGAGGCTTCGGTGGTGGGGGTGATCCCCAGCCTGGAGACCCCGTTTAAACTTGGAACCCTGGGGGGTGTGATAGGCACCGTGCTCCAGGATAGGGCCCAGGGACTGTACGGAAGGATAGGGATGATGCCCCAGGGGAACGATTATGAGATTCGTTTCCATGACCTTGATAGTGGCAAGGAGGCGGTTAGGCGCTTCAAGGCCGTAGTGGACCCATTTGTTTCATCCCTGGTGGTCCCCCCTGCGGTTGCAGGTTGTGTGGAAGACCTTTGGGGCAGGACCGGTCAGGGGACCGGGGAGGTTAAGATCACCGTTGAGGGGAGAGGTATGCCAGAAGGATGGAACAGGACCAACTTCTTCCTTTCTGACTCGGACCTGCCGGAGAAGATCTTCCAGGAGTTCTCCATGATTCACTCTATGCTGCCCTTAAATCCATTCTTGCCCCTTGAACCCCTGTCCTTCCGTTTAGATGTAAAGGTAACCCAGACACCAAAGGTGCTTTACATAGAGAAGGTCCAGGTCCCAAAGGATAGGACCTTCAGCCCGGGGGAGATGATCGGGGTGGACGTATGGCTTCGTCCCTGGAGGAGCAAGGTGGAGAAGAGGACGTTTTCAGTGAAGATACCTGCGGACGCCAGGGGAGACGTGGAGGTGCTGGTACGGGGCGGAGGCGTAGGCGAGATGGAGCAGGAGTCCATCAAGGAGGGCCGGCGGAGCATTGAGAGCTTTGAAGGTCTGCTTCGGGAACTCTCTGCTGCCGAGGCCAGCAACGAGATAATCGTTGAGGTCCTATGCCGGAGGAGCAAGGATAGGGAGAGGGAGGATTCCACCAAGCTTTTGAGCGAGATCAAGGAGCAACGGGTTAAGGAAGGCTCCTTGAAGGTGCTTAAGACCAACTATTACGTTGAGGGTTTGCTAAGGGTTCCGCTTAAGATGACGGCGGAAGGAGACAAGGAGAGGGGAGAGGAGGAGTGA
- a CDS encoding N5-glutamine methyltransferase family protein, which yields MILSEIVRMVAGVLGVSPHVSRPMWEAALIVAASYGVSREAIVTSRSDHYDPAPSLDMAARRAGGEPLAYVLGSMDFLNWRFFVGPGCLIPRPETEVLVIKAAEVLPRGGRFLDWGTGSGCIACSIAMMVQDSEGVAMDLSPGALKWAWRNIKENRLLGRVFPIHGGGPLDLPSSLRPFDLVVANPPYIPSNHIATLDLSVRGFEPDLALDGGPDGVDVPLSWLSACGDILKPGGYVLMETAGPHQVGELGEVAFRGLEFLGGFEDQYGVMRFACWRSFEA from the coding sequence TTGATACTATCTGAGATAGTCCGGATGGTGGCAGGGGTCTTGGGAGTGTCGCCGCACGTTAGCCGTCCCATGTGGGAGGCGGCCCTGATAGTGGCCGCCTCCTATGGTGTTTCCAGGGAGGCGATAGTGACATCCAGGTCGGATCATTATGATCCAGCCCCATCATTAGACATGGCGGCTAGGAGGGCTGGGGGAGAACCCTTGGCTTACGTCTTAGGTTCCATGGACTTTTTGAACTGGCGGTTCTTCGTGGGGCCCGGATGCCTGATCCCTCGCCCGGAGACGGAGGTGTTGGTTATCAAGGCGGCGGAGGTCCTCCCCAGGGGAGGACGTTTCCTTGATTGGGGGACCGGAAGTGGCTGTATCGCTTGTTCCATCGCGATGATGGTTCAAGACAGCGAGGGAGTTGCTATGGACCTAAGCCCCGGTGCCCTCAAGTGGGCGTGGCGCAACATAAAAGAGAATCGCTTGCTTGGCAGGGTATTCCCTATTCACGGCGGAGGGCCGTTAGACCTGCCTTCCTCTCTCAGACCCTTCGACCTAGTGGTGGCAAACCCCCCTTATATACCATCGAATCACATTGCGACCCTGGACTTATCCGTCAGGGGTTTTGAGCCTGATCTTGCCCTTGATGGTGGCCCTGACGGGGTTGATGTCCCCTTGAGCTGGCTTTCCGCGTGTGGAGACATCCTCAAGCCCGGGGGTTACGTTTTGATGGAAACCGCAGGTCCGCACCAAGTGGGGGAGCTGGGCGAGGTTGCCTTTAGGGGGCTTGAGTTCTTAGGAGGTTTTGAGGATCAATACGGTGTGATGCGGTTTGCCTGTTGGCGTTCCTTTGAAGCGTGA
- a CDS encoding DUF1385 domain-containing protein encodes MRVPVILSSALRWFAGMTVWLLKSPEGPLPVGGQAVIEGVLMRGYSFWGISIRTPEGSLWRDRWGISSWTSRSPWNWPIIRGFCSMVDMIRGGYRGLSLSASIASQEEPSRLESLVSILIAVAVVVGLFLLFPLWLSEVLGGRVHVKGMALRLMEGLIRGAVFVAYLALVGLWGDMRQVFAYHGAEHKTINAYESGAPMLVDSIRSFSRIHPRCGTSFLVVVILVSVVVFGLIGRGGIVWRVSSRVVLLPLVVGISYEMIKWASRGSLLGRALVFPALGLQFLTTREPSDDQIEVALDALRVALGVDMDLPPSQGGVETQVGQG; translated from the coding sequence TTGCGAGTACCAGTGATCTTGTCCTCTGCCCTTAGATGGTTTGCGGGGATGACGGTATGGCTCTTGAAGTCCCCGGAGGGCCCCCTGCCGGTGGGTGGTCAGGCGGTGATCGAGGGGGTCCTCATGCGGGGGTACTCTTTCTGGGGTATTTCCATTAGGACTCCCGAAGGTTCCTTATGGAGGGATAGGTGGGGCATCTCTTCCTGGACCTCCAGGTCCCCTTGGAACTGGCCGATCATAAGGGGGTTCTGTTCCATGGTGGACATGATCAGGGGGGGTTATCGGGGGTTAAGCCTTTCGGCCTCCATAGCGTCACAGGAGGAGCCTTCCAGGTTAGAATCCCTTGTATCCATCCTCATCGCCGTTGCGGTGGTGGTGGGCCTTTTCCTGTTGTTTCCCCTTTGGCTTTCCGAAGTGCTTGGGGGTAGGGTGCATGTAAAGGGCATGGCGTTGAGGCTTATGGAGGGTCTTATCAGGGGGGCGGTTTTCGTCGCCTACTTGGCCTTGGTAGGGCTTTGGGGAGATATGAGGCAGGTCTTCGCTTATCATGGGGCGGAGCACAAGACCATAAACGCGTACGAGTCTGGGGCTCCTATGCTTGTGGACTCCATAAGATCCTTCTCCCGGATACACCCCCGCTGCGGGACGTCCTTTCTGGTGGTGGTTATCCTGGTTAGCGTTGTGGTGTTTGGGCTTATCGGGAGGGGTGGGATCGTGTGGAGGGTTTCGAGCAGGGTGGTCCTTTTACCTCTGGTTGTGGGGATATCCTACGAGATGATAAAGTGGGCGTCCCGAGGGAGTCTGCTTGGCAGGGCGTTGGTCTTCCCTGCCCTGGGGTTGCAGTTTTTGACCACCCGGGAGCCTTCGGATGATCAGATAGAGGTGGCGTTGGATGCCCTTAGGGTTGCCCTTGGGGTGGACATGGATCTTCCGCCCTCCCAGGGGGGCGTTGAAACCCAAGTTGGTCAGGGGTGA
- a CDS encoding diacylglycerol kinase, whose translation MGQWKNTSLFNKFMYSCNGLRVAFIMERAVAYETAASLAVLGIGIFMRRPPSAVIPSFLLSLLPLSLELVNSAVEIMIDCHIGQTYREDIKRTKDMLSASVFVSLIACYGGAIWLLFFSK comes from the coding sequence TTGGGTCAGTGGAAGAACACTAGCCTCTTCAATAAGTTCATGTACTCTTGTAATGGTCTAAGGGTAGCGTTCATCATGGAAAGGGCCGTGGCCTACGAGACCGCTGCATCTTTAGCGGTGCTTGGAATAGGTATTTTCATGAGGCGACCGCCGTCAGCGGTCATACCATCATTCCTCCTATCCCTGCTACCCCTCTCCCTTGAGCTTGTTAACTCGGCGGTCGAGATAATGATAGACTGCCACATAGGTCAGACCTACCGGGAGGACATCAAGCGCACCAAGGATATGCTGTCCGCCTCGGTCTTTGTAAGCCTCATCGCATGCTATGGTGGTGCGATATGGTTGCTGTTTTTCAGCAAATAG
- the rpmE gene encoding 50S ribosomal protein L31 — translation MKKDIHPKYEVCKVACACGNSFETRSTIGDIKVAVCNACHPFYTGKKGGRVVEAGRLEKFRQKYAGVDYGQRKASE, via the coding sequence ATGAAGAAGGATATCCATCCCAAGTACGAGGTTTGTAAGGTTGCCTGCGCTTGCGGGAACTCTTTCGAGACCCGTTCCACCATCGGTGACATAAAGGTTGCGGTCTGCAACGCCTGCCATCCTTTCTACACCGGTAAGAAGGGCGGTAGGGTGGTGGAGGCCGGCCGCCTTGAGAAGTTCCGCCAGAAGTATGCGGGTGTGGACTACGGTCAGAGGAAGGCGTCCGAGTAG
- the prfA gene encoding peptide chain release factor 1: MDFIGKLKEIEAALAEIEARMADPEVSNNVQEMQSLSKRHSELYPVVQAFKEYQRASKALEEAKELMSQEDEDMRALAREEVQRLSERLPELEQELKVLLLPRDPNDHKDVIIEIRAGAGGDEAALFAADLFRMYTRYTERQGWRYEIMEMNETGIGGYKEVVFLVKGDGAYSKLKFESGVHRVQRIPATEASGRIHTSTATVAVLPEAEDVDVQVRPEDLKIDTYRASGAGGQYVNMTDSAVRITHIPTGLVVTCQDERSQLKNRAKAMQLLRARLYDMELQRQQAQMAAERKGQVGTGDRSERIRTYNYPQNRLTDHRIGFTLYKLDQVLDGDLYELIEALRMADQAEKLKTLAL, from the coding sequence TTGGACTTTATAGGCAAGCTTAAAGAGATAGAGGCGGCCTTGGCGGAAATAGAGGCTCGCATGGCGGACCCCGAGGTGTCTAATAACGTGCAGGAGATGCAGTCCCTCAGCAAGAGGCACTCAGAGCTTTATCCGGTTGTTCAGGCTTTCAAAGAGTACCAAAGGGCGTCGAAAGCCCTGGAGGAGGCCAAGGAGCTCATGTCCCAAGAGGACGAGGATATGAGGGCCCTTGCAAGGGAGGAGGTCCAGCGGCTTTCTGAGCGGCTTCCAGAGCTGGAACAGGAGCTTAAGGTGTTGCTGCTTCCAAGGGATCCGAACGATCACAAGGACGTTATCATAGAGATTAGGGCTGGTGCGGGTGGTGATGAGGCGGCGCTTTTCGCTGCGGATCTCTTCCGCATGTACACCCGTTACACCGAGCGCCAGGGTTGGCGTTACGAGATAATGGAGATGAACGAGACCGGCATAGGGGGCTACAAGGAAGTGGTCTTCCTGGTAAAGGGGGATGGGGCTTACAGCAAGCTCAAGTTTGAGAGCGGCGTCCACCGGGTTCAGAGGATCCCTGCCACGGAGGCGAGCGGAAGGATTCATACCTCCACTGCCACGGTGGCGGTGTTGCCGGAGGCGGAGGACGTGGACGTCCAGGTAAGGCCAGAGGACTTGAAGATAGATACGTACAGGGCTAGTGGTGCGGGTGGACAGTATGTGAACATGACCGACTCGGCGGTTCGTATAACCCACATCCCTACCGGTCTTGTAGTTACGTGCCAGGACGAGAGGTCGCAGCTAAAGAACCGAGCCAAGGCCATGCAGCTGTTGCGGGCTAGGCTCTATGACATGGAGCTCCAACGTCAGCAGGCTCAGATGGCGGCGGAGCGAAAGGGGCAGGTTGGGACCGGTGACAGGTCCGAGAGGATCAGGACCTATAACTATCCTCAAAATCGCCTTACGGACCACCGGATAGGGTTCACCCTTTACAAACTGGATCAGGTCCTTGACGGTGATCTCTACGAGCTCATAGAGGCCTTGCGTATGGCGGATCAAGCGGAGAAGCTTAAGACCCTGGCTCTTTAG
- a CDS encoding formate--tetrahydrofolate ligase, producing the protein MLSDIEIAQSARCKPIGEIAAELGIPEEALIPYGKNKAKVDLNFYRTLSDRKDGKLILVTATTPTAAGEGKTTVTIGLTQGLVKRGKKAMLCLREPSLGPCFGVKGGAAGGGYSQVLPMEDINLHFTGDIHAVGVAHNLLAAMIDNHIQQGNQLNIDPRTVTWRRVVDMNDRALRHVVIGLGGKADGVPRETGFDITVASEVMAILCLAESISDLKERLSRVVVAKTYDGKPITAGQLKAHGAMAALLKEAIQPNLVQTIEHVPAFVHGGPFANIAHGTNSIIATKMALKLRDYVVVEAGFASDLGAEKFMDIVSPYGGFNPQAVVVVTTIRALKLHGGVPKERLSEENLDALRSGIANLEAHIDNMSQFGVPVVVALNRFVADTDAEIDMVRSAASAKGAPVALAEVWAKGGDGGLELADLVLKALEGGSNYKKLYDWDLPLKEKVNVIATKVYGADGVDFSPGASKALTELEEMGYGGLPVCMAKTQMSLSDQPELKGRPKGFRINVREVRLSAGAGFVVAICGSIMTMPGLPKSPAAERIDIDDQGRITGLF; encoded by the coding sequence GTGCTTTCAGACATTGAGATAGCCCAGTCTGCCAGGTGCAAACCCATAGGTGAGATAGCTGCGGAGTTGGGGATACCGGAAGAGGCTTTGATCCCCTACGGTAAGAATAAGGCCAAGGTGGACCTTAACTTTTATCGCACCCTTTCCGACCGGAAGGATGGGAAGCTGATATTAGTGACCGCCACCACCCCTACTGCGGCGGGGGAGGGCAAGACCACGGTTACCATAGGGCTTACTCAGGGGCTCGTGAAGCGCGGCAAGAAGGCCATGCTTTGCCTTAGGGAACCTTCCTTGGGGCCCTGCTTCGGCGTTAAGGGAGGGGCTGCTGGTGGGGGATACTCGCAGGTTCTTCCCATGGAGGATATAAACCTCCATTTTACCGGTGACATCCATGCGGTGGGCGTCGCTCACAACCTGCTTGCTGCCATGATAGATAACCATATTCAGCAGGGAAACCAGCTTAACATAGATCCAAGGACGGTCACCTGGCGGCGGGTGGTTGACATGAACGACAGGGCCCTGAGACACGTGGTCATCGGCCTTGGCGGGAAGGCGGATGGGGTTCCCAGGGAGACTGGCTTCGACATAACCGTGGCCTCGGAGGTCATGGCCATACTGTGTCTTGCGGAAAGCATCTCGGACCTCAAGGAGAGGCTGAGCCGTGTGGTTGTGGCTAAGACCTACGATGGCAAGCCGATTACCGCTGGTCAGCTGAAAGCTCATGGCGCCATGGCGGCGTTGTTGAAGGAGGCCATCCAGCCCAACCTGGTTCAGACCATAGAGCACGTTCCTGCCTTTGTCCACGGCGGGCCTTTCGCTAACATCGCCCATGGGACCAACTCTATCATTGCCACGAAGATGGCCCTTAAGCTTAGGGACTACGTGGTTGTGGAGGCGGGCTTCGCATCGGATCTAGGGGCGGAGAAGTTCATGGACATAGTATCCCCCTACGGGGGTTTCAACCCCCAGGCGGTGGTGGTCGTTACCACCATCAGGGCCCTTAAGCTTCATGGCGGGGTCCCGAAGGAAAGGCTTTCCGAGGAGAACCTGGATGCCTTGCGGTCCGGCATAGCCAACCTGGAGGCTCACATAGACAACATGTCTCAGTTCGGTGTCCCGGTGGTCGTGGCCCTCAACAGGTTTGTGGCGGACACCGATGCGGAGATAGATATGGTGCGTTCCGCCGCCTCTGCCAAGGGGGCCCCGGTTGCCCTTGCGGAGGTTTGGGCCAAGGGGGGCGATGGAGGGCTGGAGTTGGCGGATCTGGTCCTAAAAGCCCTTGAGGGTGGTTCTAACTACAAGAAGCTCTACGATTGGGACCTCCCGCTTAAGGAGAAGGTGAACGTGATCGCAACCAAGGTCTACGGTGCTGATGGGGTGGACTTCAGCCCCGGGGCCTCAAAGGCCTTGACGGAGCTGGAGGAGATGGGATACGGCGGGCTTCCCGTTTGCATGGCCAAGACCCAGATGTCCCTTTCAGACCAGCCGGAGCTTAAGGGGCGCCCAAAGGGGTTCAGGATAAACGTCCGAGAGGTTCGCTTGTCCGCTGGTGCGGGCTTTGTGGTGGCCATATGTGGCTCCATAATGACCATGCCGGGGCTCCCCAAATCCCCTGCGGCGGAGAGGATAGACATAGACGACCAGGGTAGGATAACGGGGCTTTTCTAG